In a genomic window of Streptomyces koelreuteriae:
- a CDS encoding PPA1309 family protein yields the protein MSNTPMAANPLTRAVLEIDEYVSGLGWDQPARLFALVDTARLRAEQPSLADRLGLGEESENPGLTPIEQDEVPTGKPLDEFLATIAWPDAVVGCALAVERLMLPPSAEAQVPKGLSEAALTKWVADHPDRQEVRMTVAVLRDGARESALRLREKDSATEVLTGSDLVPGLAEALSATFEEE from the coding sequence ATGTCCAACACTCCCATGGCTGCGAACCCGCTCACCCGGGCCGTTCTCGAGATCGACGAGTACGTCTCCGGCCTCGGCTGGGACCAGCCCGCCCGCCTTTTCGCCCTCGTCGACACCGCACGACTGCGGGCCGAACAGCCCTCGCTCGCCGACCGGCTCGGTCTCGGGGAGGAGTCCGAGAACCCCGGCCTCACCCCGATCGAGCAGGACGAGGTGCCAACGGGCAAGCCGCTCGACGAGTTCCTCGCCACCATCGCCTGGCCCGACGCGGTGGTCGGCTGCGCCCTCGCCGTGGAACGACTGATGCTGCCGCCGTCCGCGGAGGCCCAGGTTCCGAAGGGTCTGAGCGAGGCCGCGCTGACGAAGTGGGTGGCGGACCACCCGGACCGTCAGGAGGTCCGGATGACGGTCGCGGTCCTGCGCGACGGCGCCCGCGAGTCCGCCCTGCGCCTGCGTGAGAAGGACTCCGCCACGGAGGTCCTCACCGGGTCCGACCTGGTCCCGGGCCTGGCGGAGGCGCTGTCGGCGACGTTCGAGGAGGAGTAG
- a CDS encoding SDR family oxidoreductase — protein MSSPDPQVRAARNQSTSSASPAGRGPVVAVTGAAYGIGALLTEQLAASDEVKQVVAIDERRGECAAAQWHILDVRDPAIADKLRGADVVVHLALDLDLETDAAARTAYNVRGTQTVLTAAAAAGVHRVVLCTSAMVYGALPDNELPLSEDAELRATAEATGVGDLLEIERLARRAPRAHPGLNVTVVRPAVLVGGTDTALTRYFESPRLLVVAGSRPAWQFCHVEDLCSALEYAVLEKVDGELAVGCDGWLEQEEVEELSGIRRMELPSAVALGAAARLHRIGLTPSPAGDLAYTMYPWVVSGSRLHDSGWRPQYTNEEVLAELLEEVSGRHTVAGRRLGRKDATAAGAAGATVALLGAAAVVRRARKARRRI, from the coding sequence GTGAGTTCCCCAGATCCGCAGGTTCGCGCAGCGCGAAACCAGTCAACCAGTTCCGCGAGTCCCGCGGGGCGCGGGCCCGTCGTCGCGGTCACCGGTGCCGCGTACGGCATCGGAGCGCTGCTCACCGAGCAGCTCGCCGCGTCCGACGAGGTCAAACAGGTCGTCGCCATCGACGAGCGGCGCGGCGAGTGCGCGGCGGCGCAGTGGCACATCCTGGACGTACGGGATCCGGCCATCGCGGACAAGCTGCGCGGCGCCGACGTGGTGGTGCACCTGGCGCTGGATCTCGATCTGGAGACCGACGCGGCCGCCCGGACGGCCTACAACGTACGGGGGACGCAGACCGTCCTGACGGCGGCGGCCGCGGCCGGAGTGCACCGGGTCGTGCTGTGCACCTCGGCGATGGTCTACGGGGCGCTGCCGGACAACGAGCTGCCGTTGTCCGAGGACGCCGAGCTGCGGGCCACGGCCGAGGCGACGGGCGTCGGCGACCTGCTGGAGATCGAGCGGCTGGCCCGGCGGGCCCCGCGGGCGCACCCGGGTCTCAATGTCACCGTGGTCCGTCCCGCCGTGCTGGTGGGAGGCACGGACACCGCGCTGACCAGGTACTTCGAGTCGCCTCGACTGCTCGTCGTCGCCGGGTCGCGGCCCGCGTGGCAGTTCTGCCACGTCGAGGACCTGTGCAGCGCGCTCGAGTACGCCGTCCTGGAGAAGGTCGACGGGGAACTGGCCGTCGGCTGCGACGGGTGGCTGGAGCAGGAGGAGGTCGAGGAGCTCAGCGGCATCCGGCGGATGGAGCTGCCGTCGGCGGTCGCCCTGGGCGCGGCGGCGCGACTGCACCGGATCGGGCTCACGCCGTCCCCGGCCGGGGACCTGGCGTACACGATGTACCCCTGGGTGGTGAGCGGCAGCCGGCTGCACGACTCCGGGTGGCGCCCGCAGTACACCAACGAGGAGGTGCTGGCCGAGCTCCTGGAGGAGGTCTCCGGCCGGCACACGGTGGCCGGGCGGCGCCTCGGCCGCAAGGACGCGACGGCCGCGGGCGCAGCGGGCGCGACGGTGGCTCTGCTGGGCGCGGCCGCGGTGGTACGCCGGGCCCGCAAGGCCCGTCGGCGGATCTGA
- a CDS encoding YlbL family protein: MPRRTATMLASTLMLIALLCAGVFIRVPYAEMSPGPTVNTLGDHDGEPVLQISGRKTYAADGHLNMTTVRVTSADYRMNLVEAVYGWLAHDNKVVPRETLYPDGKTEEQSTQENAEEFSQSQESAKVAALKELDIPVKSWVIVSTVVKGSPAEGKLHAGDVIKAVDGTTVKEPADVAKLVTRHKPGQDVRFTIVPAKEQAAAEKEKRTPTKTQDITITTTTSDDGGEKRAIVGISAGTDHTFPFTVDIKLADVGGPSAGLMFALGIYDKLTPGDLTGGKFVAGTGTIDDTGKVGPIGGIEMKTVGARAKGAQYFLTPADNCAAAVKDTPEGLTLIKVDTIQDALGALKDLRSGDTADLPKCGK; the protein is encoded by the coding sequence ATGCCACGCCGCACCGCGACGATGCTCGCCTCCACCCTGATGCTGATCGCGCTCCTGTGCGCGGGAGTGTTCATCCGCGTCCCGTACGCGGAGATGTCCCCGGGGCCGACGGTGAACACACTTGGCGATCATGACGGCGAGCCGGTGCTGCAGATCTCCGGGCGCAAGACCTACGCGGCCGATGGCCACCTGAACATGACCACGGTCCGGGTCACGAGCGCCGATTACCGGATGAACCTGGTCGAAGCGGTCTACGGCTGGCTCGCGCACGACAACAAGGTCGTGCCGCGCGAGACGCTCTACCCGGACGGCAAGACCGAGGAGCAGTCGACCCAGGAGAACGCCGAGGAGTTCAGCCAGTCCCAGGAGAGCGCCAAGGTCGCCGCCCTGAAGGAACTCGACATTCCGGTGAAGTCGTGGGTGATCGTCTCGACGGTCGTCAAGGGATCCCCGGCCGAGGGCAAGCTGCACGCCGGCGATGTGATCAAGGCCGTCGACGGTACGACGGTCAAGGAGCCGGCCGACGTGGCGAAGCTCGTCACCCGGCACAAGCCGGGCCAGGACGTCCGCTTCACGATCGTGCCGGCCAAGGAGCAGGCCGCCGCGGAGAAGGAGAAGCGGACGCCGACGAAGACGCAGGACATCACCATCACCACGACGACCTCGGACGACGGCGGCGAGAAGCGCGCCATCGTGGGGATCTCCGCGGGGACCGACCACACGTTCCCGTTCACCGTCGACATCAAGCTGGCCGACGTCGGCGGGCCGAGCGCCGGGCTGATGTTCGCGCTCGGCATCTACGACAAGCTCACGCCGGGCGATCTGACCGGGGGCAAGTTCGTGGCCGGCACCGGCACCATCGACGACACCGGCAAGGTCGGCCCGATCGGCGGCATCGAGATGAAGACCGTCGGCGCCCGGGCCAAGGGCGCGCAGTACTTCCTGACGCCCGCCGACAACTGCGCCGCCGCCGTCAAGGACACCCCGGAGGGCCTCACCCTCATCAAGGTGGACACCATCCAGGACGCCCTCGGCGCCCTCAAGGACCTCCGCAGCGGCGACACCGCGGACCTGCCGAAGTGCGGCAAGTAG
- a CDS encoding ThiF family adenylyltransferase, with amino-acid sequence MHPMVKPALRRGWRDLNTVQFGMTPAHAMTLGPMDQATGSFLDLLNGTRGLELLREEGRRMDLPDGHVDGLVRRLARAGLLDDARGGGPAADALRGKKEVLDRLRPDLASLSLTTSAPGDAIGQLAARRAQRVQVRGAGRVGAVLASLLAGAGVGEVDVRDLGQVEPWDVAPGGLPADAVGDRRDEAARRAARRAAPDRPPRPATAQARPAEGDPGFSLVIIAPRDDVAMYAPDPSAAESLMSAGTPHLYAGVVEGTGMVGPLVLPGETSCAGCLHHSRADRDPTWPRLVAQWRSGRQRQVRPCDLTLATTVAGLAAAHALAFLDGRVPSSAGARWEVSLPGLHWHARPIWAHPACPCAAAERGKGERLSEEGQSHETMAVQRPSEQCREAEAERPAGTWRAHV; translated from the coding sequence ATGCATCCGATGGTGAAACCCGCGCTCAGGCGCGGCTGGCGCGACCTCAACACGGTGCAGTTCGGGATGACACCGGCGCATGCCATGACACTCGGCCCGATGGACCAAGCGACGGGCAGCTTCCTCGACCTACTGAACGGCACACGGGGGCTGGAGCTGCTGCGCGAGGAGGGCCGCCGCATGGATCTGCCCGACGGTCATGTGGACGGGCTGGTGCGGCGGCTCGCGCGGGCCGGGCTCCTGGACGACGCGCGCGGCGGCGGACCGGCCGCCGACGCCCTGCGCGGCAAGAAGGAGGTCCTCGACCGGTTGCGCCCCGATCTGGCCTCCCTGTCTTTGACCACCTCCGCTCCCGGCGACGCGATCGGGCAGCTGGCCGCCCGGCGCGCGCAGCGCGTCCAGGTGCGGGGCGCGGGCCGGGTCGGTGCCGTGCTGGCCTCGCTGCTGGCGGGGGCCGGTGTCGGTGAGGTCGATGTGCGCGATCTCGGACAGGTGGAGCCGTGGGACGTCGCGCCGGGCGGGCTGCCCGCCGACGCCGTCGGCGACCGCCGCGACGAGGCGGCCCGACGCGCCGCGCGCCGGGCGGCCCCGGACCGGCCGCCGCGCCCCGCGACAGCGCAGGCGCGTCCGGCGGAAGGCGATCCCGGTTTCTCACTGGTGATCATCGCCCCGCGGGACGATGTGGCGATGTACGCGCCGGACCCGTCCGCCGCGGAGTCGCTGATGTCCGCCGGGACGCCTCATCTGTACGCCGGTGTCGTGGAGGGGACCGGCATGGTCGGCCCTCTCGTCCTGCCCGGGGAGACAAGCTGCGCGGGTTGTCTGCATCACAGCCGCGCCGACCGGGATCCGACCTGGCCTCGTCTGGTCGCCCAGTGGCGCTCCGGCAGGCAGCGGCAGGTGCGGCCCTGCGACCTGACACTGGCCACGACCGTGGCCGGGTTGGCGGCCGCCCACGCGCTCGCCTTCCTGGACGGCCGGGTTCCGTCGAGCGCGGGGGCACGCTGGGAGGTGTCCCTCCCCGGTCTCCACTGGCATGCTCGGCCGATCTGGGCGCATCCGGCATGCCCGTGCGCTGCGGCGGAGAGAGGAAAAGGGGAGCGCCTCTCGGAGGAAGGGCAGTCGCACGAGACAATGGCGGTGCAACGGCCGTCGGAGCAGTGCCGTGAGGCAGAGGCGGAGCGGCCGGCTGGGACTTGGAGGGCGCATGTCTGA
- a CDS encoding AIM24 family protein, translated as MQSPIFAYNEQQTQDRWSLQNKQMLRVTLEGHDDILARKGTMVAYQGLVEFDAEYQSNDQSRARAHTGEGLDLMRCHGQGTVYLANLKQHVHVMEVEQDGLTVDSSYVLAMDSSLHHEVIAVDSLYGISGSGKYQLNITGRGKIALMTSGMPLLMQVTPDKYVNCDADAIVAWSTSLRVQMQAQTHSSGVWRRRGNTGEGWELSFMGTGYALVQPSELLPPQNAQVGSGLSAQYGMGQQGARGQNQGNVWS; from the coding sequence ATGCAGAGCCCGATTTTCGCCTACAACGAGCAGCAGACCCAGGACCGCTGGAGCCTGCAGAACAAGCAGATGCTGCGCGTGACCCTGGAGGGCCACGACGACATCCTGGCCCGCAAGGGCACCATGGTCGCCTACCAGGGCCTCGTCGAGTTCGACGCCGAGTACCAGAGCAACGACCAGTCACGCGCGCGTGCGCACACCGGTGAGGGACTCGACCTGATGCGCTGCCACGGGCAGGGCACGGTCTACCTCGCCAACCTCAAGCAGCACGTCCACGTCATGGAGGTCGAGCAGGACGGCCTCACCGTCGACAGCAGCTATGTGCTGGCGATGGACTCCTCCCTGCACCACGAGGTCATCGCCGTCGACAGCCTGTACGGCATCTCCGGCTCCGGGAAGTACCAGCTCAACATCACCGGCCGGGGCAAGATCGCCCTGATGACCTCGGGCATGCCGCTGCTGATGCAGGTCACCCCCGACAAGTACGTCAACTGCGACGCCGACGCGATCGTCGCCTGGTCGACGAGCCTGCGCGTGCAGATGCAGGCCCAGACGCACTCCTCCGGGGTGTGGCGGCGCCGCGGCAACACCGGTGAGGGCTGGGAGCTGAGCTTCATGGGCACCGGCTACGCGCTGGTCCAGCCCAGCGAGCTGCTGCCGCCGCAGAACGCCCAGGTCGGCTCGGGTCTCTCCGCGCAGTACGGCATGGGCCAGCAGGGAGCGCGCGGGCAGAACCAGGGCAACGTCTGGAGCTGA
- a CDS encoding AIM24 family protein — MTQQLAGHAPAPVTARMENHGNHMLKVAMQTGNDLFARVGSMAAYEGFVQYEPNPPAVRQIAKDWMTGEGAPLMKCSGDGLLYLSDYGANVVVINLNGDGISVNATNLLAFDAHLTWGVERVKGLAKFAGQGLWNTKISGQGWVALTSRGKPIVVDCGGGEDETYVDPDALVAWSPNLKVKGKRSFRAQSLIGRGSGEAYQMAFSGQGIVVVQPSEDSTDRLRVRG, encoded by the coding sequence ATGACACAGCAACTCGCGGGCCACGCCCCCGCACCCGTCACCGCCCGCATGGAGAACCACGGCAATCACATGCTGAAGGTCGCCATGCAGACCGGGAACGACCTCTTCGCGCGCGTGGGGTCGATGGCCGCCTATGAAGGGTTCGTCCAGTACGAGCCCAACCCGCCGGCCGTGCGCCAGATCGCCAAGGACTGGATGACCGGCGAGGGCGCGCCCCTGATGAAGTGCTCAGGCGACGGCCTGCTCTACCTCTCCGACTACGGTGCGAACGTCGTCGTCATCAACCTCAACGGCGACGGCATCTCCGTCAACGCCACCAACCTGCTCGCCTTCGACGCCCACCTCACGTGGGGCGTCGAGCGGGTCAAGGGCCTGGCGAAGTTCGCCGGGCAGGGCCTGTGGAACACCAAGATCTCCGGGCAGGGCTGGGTCGCGCTGACCTCCCGGGGCAAGCCGATCGTCGTCGACTGCGGAGGCGGCGAGGACGAGACGTACGTCGACCCCGACGCGCTCGTCGCCTGGTCCCCGAACCTCAAGGTCAAGGGCAAGCGCAGCTTCAGGGCACAGTCGCTGATCGGCCGCGGCAGCGGCGAGGCCTACCAGATGGCCTTCTCCGGTCAGGGCATCGTCGTCGTCCAGCCCAGCGAGGACAGCACCGACCGCCTCCGGGTCCGGGGCTGA
- a CDS encoding NUDIX hydrolase, whose protein sequence is MSLYDDAVLVLKEYEDQTDLRQAYLHHLAEHPDGLWKPCQAGHITASALVIDPEGGRVLLTLHRKLQMWLQMGGHCEPGDASLADAALREATEESGVPGLSLLPGGPVRLDRHPIPPPCHCHFDVQYAALAPPDAAHEVSDESLDVRWFGYDEVAEVADESVVRLLEATRARLAA, encoded by the coding sequence GTGAGCCTGTACGACGACGCGGTCCTCGTGCTGAAGGAGTACGAGGACCAGACGGACCTGCGCCAGGCCTACCTGCACCATCTGGCGGAGCACCCGGACGGCCTGTGGAAGCCGTGCCAGGCGGGTCACATCACGGCGAGCGCCCTGGTGATCGACCCCGAGGGCGGCCGGGTGCTGCTGACCCTGCACAGGAAGCTGCAGATGTGGCTGCAGATGGGCGGCCACTGCGAGCCGGGTGACGCCTCCCTCGCGGACGCGGCCCTGCGTGAGGCCACGGAGGAGTCCGGCGTACCGGGGCTCTCCTTGCTGCCCGGCGGCCCGGTGCGCCTGGACCGTCATCCCATCCCACCGCCGTGCCACTGCCACTTCGACGTCCAGTACGCGGCCCTGGCACCCCCGGACGCCGCGCACGAGGTCAGCGACGAGTCGCTCGACGTGCGCTGGTTCGGGTACGACGAGGTCGCGGAGGTGGCCGACGAGTCGGTCGTACGCCTGCTGGAGGCGACGCGCGCGAGGCTCGCGGCCTGA
- a CDS encoding zinc-dependent metalloprotease, whose amino-acid sequence MSDTPFGFGLPPEEPDDGDEGKKKDQQSGGGQGPANPFGFGGLPGAGGFGGGPGGPGADNPFAAMFGSLNPNDLGAAFQQLGQMLSYEGGPVNWDMAKQIARQTVSQGSPDGTKDASVGPADRKSVEEAVRLADLWLDDATSLPSGATSAVAWSRAEWVEATLPAWKELVDPVAERVGTAMGDVLPEEMQAMAGPLIGMMRSMGGAMFGTQIGQAVGVLAGEVVGSSDIGLPLGPAGKAALLPVNVETFGKDLSVPQEEVRLYLALREAAHQRLFAHVPWLRSHLFGAVDGYARGIKVDTAKLEDVVGQFDPQNPEQLQEALQQGMFQPEDTPEQKAALARLETALALVEGWVDAVVHAAAKPRLSSADALRETLRRRRASGGPAEQTFATLIGLELRPRRLRDASRLWASLTDARGVDGRDGLWAHPDMLPTASDLDDPDGFVHREQIDFSELDKMLGEAADKPDLKKKDESGAEGEGEGEDKNKGDDAG is encoded by the coding sequence GTGAGTGACACCCCATTCGGATTCGGCCTTCCGCCGGAGGAGCCGGACGACGGCGACGAGGGCAAGAAGAAGGACCAGCAGAGCGGTGGTGGTCAGGGACCGGCCAATCCGTTCGGATTCGGCGGCCTGCCAGGCGCCGGAGGCTTTGGCGGCGGCCCTGGTGGCCCCGGTGCGGACAATCCGTTCGCTGCCATGTTCGGTTCCCTGAACCCCAACGACCTGGGCGCCGCGTTCCAGCAGCTGGGCCAGATGCTCTCCTACGAGGGCGGCCCGGTGAACTGGGACATGGCCAAGCAGATCGCCCGCCAGACGGTCTCCCAGGGCAGCCCTGACGGCACCAAGGACGCGAGCGTCGGCCCCGCCGACCGCAAGTCCGTCGAGGAGGCCGTCCGCCTGGCCGACCTCTGGCTCGACGACGCCACGTCCCTGCCGTCCGGCGCGACCTCCGCGGTGGCCTGGAGCCGCGCGGAGTGGGTCGAGGCGACCCTGCCCGCCTGGAAGGAGCTCGTCGACCCGGTCGCCGAGCGCGTGGGCACCGCCATGGGCGATGTCCTGCCGGAGGAGATGCAGGCCATGGCCGGCCCGCTGATCGGCATGATGCGCTCGATGGGCGGCGCCATGTTCGGCACGCAGATCGGGCAGGCCGTCGGCGTGCTCGCGGGCGAGGTCGTCGGCTCCTCCGACATCGGCCTGCCGCTCGGCCCGGCAGGCAAGGCCGCGCTGCTGCCGGTGAACGTGGAGACGTTCGGCAAGGACCTGAGCGTCCCGCAGGAGGAGGTGCGGCTGTATCTCGCCCTGCGCGAGGCCGCCCACCAGCGCCTCTTCGCGCACGTGCCGTGGCTGCGCTCGCATCTGTTCGGCGCGGTCGACGGCTACGCCCGCGGGATCAAGGTCGACACGGCCAAGCTGGAGGACGTGGTCGGCCAGTTCGACCCGCAGAACCCGGAGCAGTTGCAGGAGGCTCTCCAGCAGGGCATGTTCCAGCCGGAGGACACGCCGGAGCAGAAGGCCGCCCTGGCGCGTCTGGAGACGGCTCTGGCGCTCGTGGAGGGCTGGGTGGACGCGGTGGTCCACGCCGCCGCGAAGCCCCGTCTGTCGTCCGCCGACGCCCTTCGCGAGACGCTGCGCCGCCGCCGCGCCTCGGGCGGCCCGGCCGAGCAGACGTTCGCCACGCTGATCGGTCTGGAGCTGCGCCCGCGCCGCCTGCGCGACGCCTCCCGCCTGTGGGCCTCGCTCACGGACGCGCGCGGTGTCGACGGCCGGGACGGCCTGTGGGCCCACCCGGACATGCTGCCGACGGCGAGCGACCTGGACGACCCGGACGGCTTCGTGCACCGCGAGCAGATCGACTTCTCCGAGCTGGACAAGATGCTCGGCGAGGCGGCGGACAAGCCCGATCTGAAGAAGAAGGACGAGTCCGGGGCCGAGGGCGAGGGCGAAGGCGAGGACAAGAACAAGGGCGACGACGCCGGGTGA
- a CDS encoding M48 metallopeptidase family protein — translation MPADPLHRAGKPQRSTTSQPPSGSRASAIEVRRSTRRRRTVSAYREGDRTVVLIPARMSEAEEQRWVTVMLDKLAAQESKRTLGDTELAERARRLSDQYFGGRARPASVRWVTNQNTRWGSCTPSEGSIRLSHRLQGMPEYVVDYVLVHELAHLLVPGHGPRFWELLESYPRTERARGYLEGVVAAERLPHVPGARGEDPTG, via the coding sequence GTGCCCGCCGACCCACTGCACCGCGCCGGAAAGCCACAGCGCAGCACGACGAGCCAGCCGCCGAGCGGCTCCAGGGCGAGCGCGATCGAGGTCCGCAGGAGCACCCGCCGACGCCGAACGGTCTCCGCGTACCGCGAGGGCGATCGCACCGTTGTGCTCATCCCCGCCCGGATGTCCGAGGCGGAGGAGCAGCGCTGGGTGACCGTCATGCTCGACAAGCTGGCCGCCCAGGAGAGCAAGCGGACCCTCGGTGACACCGAGCTGGCCGAGCGGGCCCGGCGTCTTTCGGACCAGTACTTCGGCGGGCGGGCCCGGCCCGCTTCGGTGCGCTGGGTGACCAACCAGAACACGCGCTGGGGATCCTGCACCCCGTCCGAGGGCAGCATCCGTCTGTCGCACCGTCTGCAGGGCATGCCCGAGTACGTGGTCGACTACGTCCTCGTCCACGAACTCGCCCATCTGCTCGTCCCCGGACACGGCCCCCGCTTCTGGGAGCTGCTGGAGTCCTATCCGCGGACGGAGCGGGCCCGGGGCTACCTCGAAGGCGTGGTCGCCGCCGAGCGGTTGCCGCATGTGCCCGGTGCGCGGGGTGAAGACCCCACGGGGTGA
- a CDS encoding TerD family protein yields MAREFQRGHKARISDLTAGTDLYVGVQISGPGLSFDISCFGLDADERLSDDRYFVFFNQPKSPEESLQLLGAQAGDTESFRVTLDRIPSQIQKLSFTATIDGAGQMSQIAPGYIRIVAGGEEVARYSFDGSEFSTERAVMLGDFYLKDVWRFAAVGQGFDGGLDALLKNFGGEVAEEETPEPAPQQQPQAGAAPGFAPPAFGVPSTPEPAPAPAPAAPPAPAPAPPPAPQPAAQGFAPPPAPAPGVHGAPTIAAPMNTQPDGAPVPPPAPAPAPYGQPGQQPPPYGQVPGQTAPLPPGYGQPQAPQAPQAPAPPPGYGQPTPPPGYGQQPPFGQAPYGAPQQGAAPQAAAPQGAGVSAALQQFKETPTGQRWTQQNKKLVRVDLGIGGQPVLARQGSMVLYQGKVDFSYKGAGFAGRIVGNATGQEMQLMRCTGQGQVFLAENSTMLHPIELQGDAVCVSAENVLAFDESLTYEVRRIEGHGIPGGALFTMQFQGSGTIVVKTHGTPVVLPVTPTTFADCNAVVAWSAAAQVVVSSQVRMRRNAYPGDTGESVNLQFRGAPGNFIVVQPYEV; encoded by the coding sequence ATGGCCAGGGAATTCCAACGCGGCCACAAGGCCAGGATCAGTGACCTCACCGCGGGCACGGATCTGTACGTAGGCGTACAGATCTCCGGCCCCGGGCTGAGCTTCGACATCAGCTGCTTCGGCCTCGACGCCGACGAACGGCTCTCGGACGACCGTTACTTCGTCTTCTTCAACCAGCCGAAGTCCCCCGAGGAATCCCTTCAGCTCCTGGGCGCCCAGGCGGGCGACACGGAGTCCTTCCGGGTGACGCTCGACCGGATCCCCTCGCAGATCCAGAAGCTGTCCTTCACGGCGACGATCGACGGCGCCGGGCAGATGTCGCAGATCGCCCCCGGGTACATCCGCATCGTCGCGGGCGGCGAGGAGGTGGCCCGGTACTCCTTCGACGGCTCTGAGTTCTCCACCGAACGCGCCGTGATGCTGGGCGACTTCTACCTCAAGGACGTCTGGCGGTTCGCCGCCGTCGGGCAGGGCTTCGACGGCGGTCTCGACGCGCTGCTGAAGAACTTCGGCGGCGAGGTGGCCGAGGAGGAAACGCCCGAGCCCGCCCCGCAGCAGCAGCCGCAGGCCGGCGCCGCCCCGGGCTTCGCCCCGCCCGCGTTCGGCGTCCCCAGCACTCCGGAACCGGCCCCGGCTCCCGCCCCGGCAGCGCCTCCGGCCCCGGCTCCCGCGCCGCCGCCCGCTCCCCAGCCCGCCGCGCAGGGCTTCGCCCCGCCTCCGGCACCGGCGCCCGGAGTGCATGGCGCCCCCACCATCGCCGCGCCCATGAACACCCAGCCGGACGGCGCCCCGGTGCCGCCCCCGGCCCCGGCGCCCGCGCCCTACGGCCAGCCGGGCCAGCAGCCGCCGCCGTACGGCCAGGTCCCCGGCCAGACGGCCCCACTGCCTCCCGGCTACGGCCAGCCCCAGGCACCCCAGGCACCCCAAGCCCCGGCCCCGCCCCCCGGTTACGGGCAGCCCACCCCGCCCCCGGGCTACGGCCAGCAGCCGCCGTTCGGACAGGCCCCCTACGGTGCCCCGCAGCAGGGCGCCGCCCCGCAGGCCGCCGCTCCCCAGGGCGCCGGTGTGTCCGCCGCGCTCCAGCAGTTCAAGGAGACCCCCACCGGGCAGCGCTGGACGCAGCAGAATAAGAAGCTCGTCCGCGTCGACCTCGGCATCGGCGGACAGCCCGTACTGGCCCGGCAGGGCAGCATGGTGCTCTACCAGGGCAAGGTCGACTTCAGCTACAAGGGCGCCGGCTTCGCCGGCCGGATCGTGGGCAACGCGACCGGCCAGGAGATGCAGCTCATGCGCTGTACCGGCCAGGGGCAGGTGTTCCTCGCCGAGAACTCGACCATGCTGCACCCCATCGAGCTCCAGGGCGACGCCGTCTGCGTCTCCGCCGAGAACGTCCTCGCGTTCGACGAGAGCCTCACCTACGAGGTCCGCCGCATCGAGGGACACGGCATCCCCGGAGGCGCGCTGTTCACGATGCAGTTCCAGGGGAGCGGCACCATCGTCGTGAAGACGCACGGCACGCCCGTGGTGCTGCCGGTCACGCCCACCACGTTCGCCGACTGCAACGCCGTGGTCGCCTGGTCCGCCGCCGCCCAGGTCGTCGTCTCCAGCCAGGTGCGGATGCGCCGCAACGCCTACCCCGGGGACACCGGCGAGAGCGTGAACCTCCAGTTCCGGGGAGCGCCCGGCAACTTCATCGTCGTCCAGCCGTACGAGGTCTGA
- a CDS encoding molybdenum cofactor biosynthesis protein MoaE yields the protein MAATSDHPGEQGAQDPIKLIGIRDTALSLDEVFRAVGDDAAGGTALFVGTVRDHDGGADVAGLGYSCHPSAEAEMRRIAEKVAADFPVRALAAVHRVGDLRVGDLAVVVAVSCPHRGEAFEACRKLIDDLKHEVPIWKHQKFSDGTEEWVGAC from the coding sequence ATGGCAGCCACGAGCGATCACCCGGGTGAGCAGGGAGCACAGGATCCGATCAAGCTGATCGGGATCCGGGACACGGCCCTCTCCCTGGACGAGGTGTTCCGGGCCGTCGGGGACGACGCGGCCGGCGGCACCGCGCTCTTCGTGGGGACCGTGCGCGACCACGACGGGGGTGCCGACGTCGCGGGGCTGGGATATTCCTGCCACCCCAGCGCCGAGGCCGAGATGCGGCGGATCGCCGAGAAGGTCGCCGCCGATTTCCCCGTGCGGGCGCTGGCGGCCGTGCACCGCGTGGGGGACCTCCGGGTCGGAGACCTCGCCGTGGTCGTCGCCGTCTCCTGTCCGCACCGGGGAGAGGCCTTCGAGGCCTGCCGGAAGCTGATCGACGACCTGAAGCACGAAGTGCCCATCTGGAAACACCAGAAGTTCTCCGACGGCACCGAGGAATGGGTCGGTGCCTGCTGA